One window of Phycisphaeraceae bacterium genomic DNA carries:
- a CDS encoding sulfite exporter TauE/SafE family protein: MPAEAIPILAALFLLVGALYAAVGHAGASGYLAVMAIMSVEATMMRPTALSINILVATIAFVQFARAGHFCWSLFWPFAAASIPAAFVGGMVHLPAHTLKVAIGIVLALTAVRMASVAWRPPSALRESRQPRPALMLAVGGGVGLVAGLTGTGGGIFLSPVLLLMGWADAKRTAATVSLFILVNSTAGVAGLVGSGWSPPAHLWPLAACAVLGGLIGATLGSRRATPRALNITLAAVLLIAGAKLVLV; this comes from the coding sequence ATGCCCGCCGAAGCGATCCCCATCCTCGCCGCCCTGTTCCTGCTCGTCGGCGCTCTCTACGCCGCCGTCGGCCACGCGGGAGCATCGGGCTACCTCGCGGTTATGGCGATCATGAGCGTCGAAGCCACAATGATGCGCCCCACCGCGCTCTCGATCAACATCTTGGTCGCGACGATCGCCTTCGTTCAGTTCGCCCGCGCTGGGCACTTTTGTTGGTCGCTCTTCTGGCCCTTCGCCGCGGCGTCCATCCCCGCCGCATTCGTCGGCGGCATGGTCCACCTCCCCGCCCACACGCTCAAGGTCGCCATCGGCATCGTGCTTGCACTCACCGCTGTGCGGATGGCCTCCGTCGCGTGGCGGCCCCCTTCAGCGCTGCGCGAGTCGCGCCAGCCGCGTCCGGCGTTGATGCTCGCCGTCGGCGGCGGCGTGGGTTTGGTCGCGGGGCTCACGGGCACGGGCGGTGGGATCTTCCTGAGCCCCGTGCTGCTGCTCATGGGCTGGGCCGACGCCAAACGCACTGCTGCGACGGTGTCGCTGTTCATCCTCGTCAACTCCACTGCGGGCGTTGCGGGTCTGGTCGGGAGCGGCTGGTCGCCGCCGGCGCACCTGTGGCCGCTGGCCGCATGCGCCGTCTTGGGTGGCCTGATCGGCGCAACCCTTGGCAGCCGCCGAGCCACACCCCGCGCGCTGAACATCACGCTCGCCGCGGTCCTCCTGATTGCGGGCGCGAAACTGGTGCTGGTATGA